The Nicotiana sylvestris chromosome 6, ASM39365v2, whole genome shotgun sequence genomic sequence cctgactTTCCACATCCGTGATAAAGATCGTTGTTCCTtgttttacttgaactgccccaCTTTGGTATGCCACCATTTCTTCAAACcattttttgaaatctcttagtaagataggccatatcACTGTCTTCATCACTTGAATCACTCCTTTCAGCCTTAAGCATCAGGTTTTTTTCCTTCttaggctctcttctttcactgtctttctttcttttcatctcgtatgttttcagattaccaatcaactcatccatggtcagagtctgtagatctttagcttctgtgatggcatttaccttactttctCAAGACCCAAGTAGAACACTGagaattttccttacaagcttgtttctgggaatgacatctccaagtgagtaaagctcatttatgatggaggtgaatctggtgtgcatatcttgtatggactcatcatccttcatcctgaagagctcgtATTCAGTGGTGATCATGTTGATCTTGGATTGTTTGACTTGAGTGGTTCCTTCGTGTGCAGTTTGTAAGGCTTCCCATATCTCTTTGGCAGTATCACAAGCTGATACTCtattgtactcatcaggtcctatgccaCACATCAAGATTTTTTTGGCACAATAGTTCTTTTCTACAgcttttctgttagtgtcgatgTACTCTCTTCTCCCTTTGGGCACCAATAGTCCTGTTTCTTCAAGTTTCTTCATGGGAACAAGTGGACCATCACAAATTATGTCCCATAGTTATGAATCTTCAGCCATTATGAAATCATGCATCCGAGTCTTCCACCATCCatagtattgaccattgaatctgAGAGGTCTATATGTTGATTGTCCTTCTTCAAATCTTGGTGGAGCAGCTAtttaggatccttcctaggtgttagcttgataggaggaacctgctctgataccaattgatagcttatatgagtccaccaaattatagagtacctggtcccgTATAAGACTGATACATAGAATATTGTAAAGGCTGAAAgtaaagaaggcaagagatttttctacgtgaaaaaatcccacacaaggagatcaaaaaaccatgacctactcttgtaggcttttaactcaactaacttgtaatctacctattataagccactttgcaaaaaccctattgcaaagactttaaactaacttgtgatgcaaccaccacaagccactctctAAATCTCCTAGCTACAGaggatttaacttatgactatttctaatcacaacataaactctaaaGTTTATGAATTTTGTTTGTTCCTAAAACagcgcttctaagaaagcaaactaggaatcaATGTAGAAcaattaacaagattacaactcaactatggatataCATAAGACTTCgtttagaaactgatccttagtggagttgtcttcttgttatTGACACACCAGTGATTTCAATGCCGGATCgatgcttcttcttcttgagagaatatcactgaatgcacatgtaatggtgtgtcttgcaccaggttgttttatcacaaaaatatatcacaatagatagtggtATCAATTCTTGGTGTACTTCTTCTCAGtgagaagtgactgctgcactatCTGCACAACCACTTCTGGGCAATTGCGTTCCAGCTGGACTTTGTGCTTTATGTCAGGACATACCAACGGACCAGGTCCTggttgtgttcctcttctgtaaTAGTTGttagatggtcactttcttctgctacATTCCAGTTGTACACTTGAtctgtacttctgtcagagaacttCAAAGgagcaggtccctgttgtgtttctCTTTATATTGAATGCGTACAGTCACTGACTTGTGCTTTTGTTAGAGAACCCTAAAGGACCAATGCATCgggtccctattgtgttcctccCTGTGGTTATTGATCCATTTACTTATTTTCAGGCTTCGAACAGTTCACATGAGATATGTATCATGTGGGACAAGGtactctatctggttcttcacaacaagtttgttagatcatcaaaacataagaagtatAAGtttaagacattgaaaacccatcacatGGTCTCCCCAAGCCTAAAAAAGGATCTTTTGTGAATGCTGAAAGTCTGAACAAGTTTGATGATGTTGTCTCTAGTGAAAAGTTGGGGGAAGAAGTTGGTGATAAGTTGGTGGAAGAGTATGGTGCCAAGGTGATGGAAGAATTGGGTGAAAAGTCAGTGAAGTCTGatgaaaaaggaaagaatgtCTGCAAGTTTGTTAAAAGAAAAGTTGATAatgatgaggaacctggttcctccaAGAAGGCGAAAGTTGATAATCCCCAAAGTGCTGCGAAAGAGAAATTGAGGAATCAAAAAGTGCTATGGGACTGCACATTTGCCCCTGACATTTTGGAGGAGGCTGGAATGCGACAATTGGTTGAAATTTGTGAGTTTCAACAGTGGACACATTTGTTCACAAGTGATGCTCCAAAAGTGTACGAGGAGGAAGTACAGAGTTTCTATGACGACTTCTTCAAAGTTGTGGATGATCACATCTGCGTACTGGTAAATGGAGTTTATATGGTAATGGACTCTGCTTTGTTGGGATCTATTCTAGGTGTACCTGCTGAAGGGTTGTCTACTGTTCAGGGGACTTGTTCTTCAAACTTCAAAAACGCTATCCTGAAGGACAGAGCAGTTTAGCAAGGGGAACAGGTACAGAAGAAGGCCATCCTTCCTGTGTACCAATTCTTATTTGAGATGGTGAACAAGGTCTTGCTCCCTCGTGCTGAGAGAAGATCCATTACTTCCCGTGTAGACCTTGTTTTCATGGAAGCACTGGACAACTACACTACCATCAACTTGCTTGGGATCATTATAGAACACACGTAGAAAGTGGTAGAGTtcaaagatggtaatcatgggCTGCCTTATGGGTTCCTTCTCACCAAGGTCTTTGAGTACTTCAAGGTTCCTCTAGGACAAGCTAAAGTGGGCACTAAGAAGCAAACTTTCTCTAAGTCCACTCTCGAAAAATGTGAGTGCATTGATAGGGTTGGAGGAGTTGGAAGCACTTCTACCATTTCTCAGTTGATCAATGCTTAGAACAGTGCCACTACTGAGATAAGGCAGTTGAAAGCAAAGAATGCTATTCTTAAGAGTCACTTGAGTCAGCTTCAGGAGGCACCTGGTTCCAGTAGCTCTTAAAGCGAGGAGGTTGCCCGTCTGACCAAGGAGAATACTGAGCTCAAGAAATAGGTGGAGGACGTAAAAGAGAAACTACTCAATGAGCAAATGTCGGCGAATGCTCGAATGGATTTAGTCCTCCAAACCCTTGCCCCTTCCTATAAGCCCTCTCCTTCCAGTGCTCCCTAAACAGTATCCCCTCCAGTGTCCAGTTTTAAGTGTCCGTTTCTTATAATTTTTCTGATGATGGTTTGTGGTtgatacttttttttttgttttgaattgtggaTGGTTGCTGGCAACATTGAAACTGCTCCTGTAGTAAAATCCAAATCGTTTAATGGAAGTTTTTTCCCTTTTGTTGTATATGCCTTGCTTTCATGCTCTGTTTTtagtcatgttgtgtgcacataagTGTCATGAGTTAAACTCACGCTAGACTTCTTTTTGCTTAAAGCCTATTGCTGAtttttttatgatgccaaaagggagAAACATAATTCAGGGAGAACAGGATGGGAAACAGTTTTACGGGGAATACAAGAAGTGCTAATGTCATTCTGGTTCTTAGGGGAAACTTGAATTATAAGTTTGTATGCAtcaaaaagagagaaataatagGTTATATATGTATCCCTGTTATGTTtggatgatctaacaaacttattgttaagGAACCTGATACACATCCTTAAGAACTTAAAGATCAAGAAGTCTCCAGTTGGGGACACAGTTCAACTCTTCAGAGTCAAAGGAACAACAGAGGGAACAGGTAGATACCAGTTCCCGAGAAAACTGCACAAGTCAACTTCCCAGATGTAAAGTTGTTGTCTGCACACGCTACAGTACAGAAATAGTGCAGCAGTAAATCTTATAGGGAATGCCCTTTACCTAACTTGCTTACATCATTCTGAGTGATGTCACAAATGTATTATTaacatcaaggaaggtaaaataaATTACTTGAACACTTAGATAATTTACTCAAGCACTCTCACTGTGATTGATCATCCAGCAAACgattctcaagtgcatcaagaacaaagaatatgtccttagttgagttgtaacttggTAAAAGTTCtttacttgtaattcctacttagcttagttagaagtatttaggaaaccctttgtaaatcataaatctTGTGTTTTgtcttgactagagttagtcgagttgtaaaatctttgtaatagagttattataaagtggcttgtaatagagtgttacaagttagtgagggattaagaggttgattcctaggttacataggttgtaatctaaaagttgctcagtagtgaagttgaaatcctacaagggtaggtcgtggtttttaatcccgttgagctggAAATTTTTCACGTATAATTCTCTGTGTCATTTACTTACTGCAATGTGCGTGCGTTCTATGAAAACTAatagagaacctgattctctatataagtttggtggacccttaaatTCTATTAGTGAGACTCACGTCCCTGCCGGCTATCGAAGCACCCCAAGCCGTTACCTTTCAAGCATGTAAAACACATCACATGAACATCACATACGAAATACGTACGGAATATATAAATAGGTCAGGAACTCTAATACTTTGTTGAACATTTACCAAATTAAATAAAAGTAAGACCGTATGTCAAACTTTTATTTCTAGCTTTACTAAGCAAATGTGAATGACATACATATTATTTTCATCCACACTATGATCGCAATTAGTACTTCTTTCTAGGCCAAATACATATAGAGCCCCCTAAAGTTGGTATCAAATTTTACTTTAACACTCTATCTGAGACTTGTTCCAATTAAACACTTTAATATAAGTCAATTTGTACCTATCAACCCCCTCATGACTAACCAATATAAAAGATATAATGGGTGGAGTTCACGCGACTAACATGGAAAAACTAACAAATGAAAAAGTGCCATGTGGCTTTTGAGTTAAAGAAAagcttttaaacaaaataagtaaataaaacaTCAGAAAAAAAAGCAAAATGAATAAAACTATATCATTTGCCGCTGCCGTagcccctccccctcccccccacaCTATCTTCAGGCAAATTCTCTGAATCTTCTTGCACTGAAAAaaaattgtttaaccaaaaatctgagtctttggtcaaagctaaaaagaaattcgggttactgataatcaggagacaaaaataaaatacttttgagaacgatggtaagaagcaaataaatgtatatttcaataaattctcaatagtattccgtgtccttacaaatgatgatacttcttccttttatagataattctaggtaaaggaatgaagcctcagctttaatgatataatcatgagtaataaatgatattaaataagccgttatacaatcattcctattaaataccgacttcataacgtatcaagtatttaataatgaatttggactcctttctgtcaccagatctttgctttcaatgccttctatccgttggctgtagataatttaaattggtacgagactcgtatctatacgttgtctcgtgcctatttaaattcttcttcccgtggctgtttccatccgtgcctcttagtcaattgctgcgctttgaccatttaactaatccacgtgtcatgccacatcatcttttaatataaactcagttttttcccaatacagatagtccccccactttccattttttttatcaattaaataattgggaagtggatcttcatgtaaaaggaatttttaccacaattaatgctcatgacagtactaacgtctcatcagtcttttccatttaatgttctgcccatgtgtcattttctaattgattccACTATTCATACtctttttcgagacttcttcactctcactatttacgaagtgatagctgcctttattataggcttttcatcattacacttaaaaagttgacggttcccattttacgCATAACTTTGTcctcctttgtcttcttcacaaatcttcagcactTACTTCAttcttaacaatgtcttcttcaaaccctaaccgtaaaaaagttccaattctagatcaattccccaacgtccctgttagacacagaagaggcggaggaggtaggcttcgaacatGGTTAGAATCTATgcgaggcggctcctctggttcttcttcaaggagttctatcccaaaagccccttcttctaagagtagggaaattcttgatccttctcaagaaccctcagttgatgatatagttcccggcgatttgtcttttgaaagtgacgaaacgtctcttcaaaaacaaattaaaaatttagaaagagccgatacttacccaacaatagtaaccgaacttacaatccccaccataagaagagattgtaactggaaggatagtcttcgaatgtcaattccttccccaaatcaaagaatttcctcttttagaagtgggtattcttctgtttacacttaccccttcactttaggtttcaATCCTCCGATTaacccagttattctcgatttttgtcgtttctttacaatttgtttggcccaaattggtccattggtgtggagaacagtggcttgtttgagatatttatcttccaaggccaatgtcaatttcaccttttctcacctcattcatctataccatcctaacttaatacgccatggggtttttaccttaactgcaaggagcaaaaaggttttggtaaatcctgaggatgataaagatcgtggatggtatattcGTTACGTTGTTGTCCGTACAGTGGACTTGATtggtgaaacaaatattcccttccctaagaagtggaattttgaacgtaggtttccttttatttatcgtacttacttttgagaatttcaaaagaaagttgttttttaatctcgtcccttcttggttttttgtagcaaccatgggagatgtggaacctattcccaactttcgtggttgggtagactcacttttgaagattgcttctagggagcagagaacttggaaatcaatttcttccttacatggctggaaagtCAAAACACACGGTATCCCCTCTTTTATAAAAATTTTTTACATGTTAAGCgctttttcctcaactttaatcatgtatatccatcctttaatcaggatttggcattagaggaatgacggcttaagtagctatggccattcgcatttctgcgaatgctgctctggatttagataaggctcgagccttgctgcctaaaagaaaagctacaaaggaaagttctgaagaagaaaaggagggtacctccctaattaccaggccaagggacaagagacgaataatcattgataatgaaattgaaaacactcctgctcgtacctccgccaccgaacctgttttgattcaatctgatgaggataccgaaccaagagataataatgagtcaattcagcacctttttgacagtggtttcgggagtggcgagctcggacctgtttttgatgaagctcctctttcctcatttgttcctatttcctccattcctctgccagccgtaagtatttctttaccagttttgacAACTTCCGTTTGTTTGCCAATTTCTACCGCTCCTATATCCGTTCccttggctgcttcgaccgcacctgcttccgctccggtgttggtttctacatcttttccCTTCATTCCTTCCACTGCTCCTCTTCCCTCTAttcatcatacagagacaggttctagcagcggaaatatgacaatgagaagtgttactttggaggttcctgccaatcatagcctcttgaggaagaccggcagagccgatgtttggctcgaacctctaaTTGGAGATATCAAGAAGAAGAAtatggagagccatagctgcttaactttgatgaatgacgtagttcattctactttgaaggtatttctgccaacaagtttttttttaaattatcttcaatctctcatttccatgacttacctctgtaggctaaccttattggcacggaattaatgagaagaatttccctactggaaagaaaagctcgtgagtctgaaaagtctgtccacgaggctgaggaaatagctaggggagcccagcttgaagcaaccaattggaaggagcagttcgaaaatgctcaagggaccatagaagagttgcaagaagataaaaatctcctggagcagcaaaaccgtggtttaacttctgaactggcaactgtcaaagcctcttcaagccaattgaaaagagacaaagagcttttggaatgctctttgtcagaacaattatccagagctagtgaagaagttagagagctgaaggcacttttggctagaaaggaagaatatgcaggagagttagtgcaaagcttgactcaagctcaggctgacttacagacttcttctgacgagattcatgccttgaagagttctcatgcttctcttgaagcttcccttgattcccatttagctgaatatcaaattttaaaaaacgatcttgctatgtgggaaaaggaatatggacttctagaggaaaattttaacatagaagtgagttgggctttcctgaattctcgtcgtgatgctttgacggaagctgctcaagaaggttttgacttgcagtctgaactggccaaagtcataaataccatcgagaaaagccaacagtccACTGATagtccttctcctgcacttgaagttcctggaacagaagaacttttaaatgagGAAGTGAATACTACAGCAATTGGGATTACAATTCCTACTTCAGCTGAAAATGTTGctattccagcttcagagggtgaaacttctataacccagtctgtggaagttgaagcttccgtgacaACCCCTTcaattgaatgatggttttatcccttagttttttaagagattttttggtgaaagtccccagttatcataatggggcacttgtataaacttttattgactaagtttctacttagtctttttaattatatcaagaagttttgttagtacttcaatgtgttctactcttgccttttccttacttatttaggacttatagaatagtttagcatttttatcctttgaaaatgctttatgattcttcccatgacttattgacatgaggcttataaaagagggcccttttattttatcgacacttaatgaagaagacgtctcaactttatAATGGTGTTAAAATATGATGAAagtaataggaaaacacacgttttgtatgaaacaactttggcaagttttcattcataaacttttaacaagtgtttgactgttacatgtattacaatacatctacaacttttctcgtaactgtttttcttgtaacagatttgtaaataacataaaataaacaaggtttttcttcataacctgtttcagtacatagtcatgaccctatctttacatgttaagaagggtttgagaggtgactttgtttatgagtttgagagatgactctgttgttctcatgaatgctgaagacttcgtaactttttctcaacacttgcttctttgtggccgatttttgttcgatactcgtatctgtttctctacacatatctgtgtataatatgtagtcccccaagtgtttgagcggtgaagtatgaagcctcgagcacttgtttatttcttttactttggcccttttcctgaaacagaaagatatacgggactcgacggtgcgattatagatgaagactgcctaactcgtgtgtatttccatcagattaattgtaaccctgggctaggaatttaagaatactccattttgccttgcaggttgtgactcatcatttggcacgagttaggatattttgcctagcatctaaaatcgttagtaaaatattaataaaccaagagagaaattttaacatgatgatacctgaccgtaggtactttcttaaaagtaatatctttttaagtggacagcattccaatgtgagggtaaaactttaccatccattgtttccaactggtatgctccttttcccgcaatgccacggactttgtatggtccttcccatgttggacttagctttcctgagttagcagcttttgcagattggaacacctttttaagcacgaagtccccaattttgaaaaatctgaggcgtgctttcctattgtaatatcgttctattacttgcttttgtgctgccatccttatcaaagcaacttctcttcttccttcaagtaaatctaggctaatCCGCATCTCCTCATTATTGGATTtctccgttgcctgatcgtaccgtgtgcttggctcacctattttaactggaattaaggcttccgtaccataaaccatcgaaaatggtgtttctccagtgcctgttttggtcattgtacgataagcccatagtactccgggtaacacctcaggccaattaccttttgaatcttgtaacctctttttcaagttattgataataactttgttagttgattccgcttgtccattccccactggatgatatggcgtagatgttattcttttgatctgccaacttcgaagaaattctgtaacttgtgctccaatgaattgtggtccattgtcacacacgatctcctttggtactccaaagcggcatattatatttcgccatatgaagtctttaacttctttttctcgtacctgtttaaatgcccctgcttctacccatttagtgaaataatctgtaagtacaagtagaaattttacctgaccttttgcttgtggaagtggacctacgatatccattccccatttcataaagggccaaggggctaaaacaggatgtagtaactcagctggtctgtgcatattattgccgtacctttgacatttatcacatttggacacgaaactggttgcctcttcttccatcttaggccaataatatcctgtgcgaattaacgttcttaccagtgaccgtcctcctgcgtgattcccacaatgtccttcatgtacttctctcatgacatattcggtttgagagggaccgagacaccttgctagtggtccgccgaacatctttcgataaagattaccttgatataaacaatatcgtgcagcttttttgcgaagcgcgtaagcctttcctttgtcattagacACAGTTCCGTGCTGTAAgaaggcaacaatttcatttctccaatcccatgttagatgattaaaatttacctcgtttttatcaggttcaagaacgggatgaaatagatgtatgactgaagcatctgtattgtttgccacgtctgctgcggacGCAAggttagctaaagcatctgcctctacattctcatcccttgggatctgcactactttccaagtttggaattgctttattaactcccgtacctttgcgaggtattcttgcattcgtgactctctggctgtataagtccccagcatctgattaaccacgagttgagaatcactcttgattataatctgtgttatgccgagttctcgtgccaattctaaacctgcaattacagcctcatactctgcttcattgttagttatagaatgacattttatagcctgtctaatggtct encodes the following:
- the LOC138871307 gene encoding uncharacterized protein, producing MKKLEETGLLVPKGRREYIDTNRKAVEKNYCAKKILMCGIGPDEYNRVSACDTAKEIWEALQTAHEGTTQVKQSKINMITTEYELFRMKDDESIQDMHTRFTSIINELYSLGDVIPRNKLVRKILSVLLGS